The Flavobacterium marginilacus genome window below encodes:
- a CDS encoding RagB/SusD family nutrient uptake outer membrane protein encodes MKNIKNIKFILVIFAGIYIINSCSDKDLELTNPTTLSPETYFKTKDQVESSVNAAYANLQTTALYTRLYFFELDNMSHENAGNPQLEADKKEFLEFSFDSGSADISDYWTVCYLGINKSNFVISNSDKINAIDNSILNQVTKDKYIGEAKFMRAFYYFLLVKRFGGVPLYDALPKGADDVRARATVAEVYNLIVSDLKTAATTLLSRTAEQKGRATKEAAQALLGKVLLYQKKYDESLAALNGVTGFSLEPVYYDNFVEEKEHGVESIFEVEFDAKLGTGNLWGAGNGAQGGNESTLRGQEYGNLNWFNVYPSDNILDEFEANDKRFAATFYVVGDKYNNGNNTMVAANFGSGGGTRRAGWKKYSNYYKKIDEAIDSGINFKIIRYSDILLMKAECENQRAGGDQVAAIGYINQVRARAGVPALLTTLTKDQVFKAIIHERKVEFAGEQSRFDDIIRWGNAATELVGTKFKVGKNELWPIPNNETGKNSLITGNNPGW; translated from the coding sequence ATGAAAAATATAAAAAATATAAAATTTATCTTGGTAATATTCGCAGGAATATACATAATAAATTCTTGTTCAGATAAAGATTTAGAATTGACAAATCCTACTACTTTATCTCCTGAAACGTATTTCAAAACTAAAGACCAAGTAGAGTCATCTGTAAACGCAGCATATGCTAATTTGCAGACTACGGCACTTTATACGCGTTTGTATTTCTTTGAATTGGATAATATGTCTCATGAAAATGCAGGCAATCCACAGTTGGAAGCTGATAAAAAAGAATTTTTAGAGTTTTCTTTTGATTCAGGCTCTGCTGATATTTCAGATTATTGGACAGTTTGTTATTTGGGAATTAACAAATCAAATTTTGTAATTTCTAATTCAGACAAAATAAATGCAATCGATAATTCTATTCTGAATCAGGTTACAAAAGATAAATACATCGGTGAAGCAAAATTCATGAGAGCATTTTACTATTTTCTATTGGTTAAACGTTTTGGCGGGGTGCCATTATATGATGCACTTCCAAAAGGAGCAGATGATGTTAGGGCTAGAGCTACCGTAGCTGAAGTTTATAACTTAATCGTTTCAGATTTAAAAACTGCTGCTACTACTTTATTAAGCAGAACTGCTGAACAAAAAGGAAGAGCAACTAAAGAGGCTGCACAGGCCTTATTGGGGAAAGTTTTATTATATCAAAAGAAATATGATGAATCATTAGCTGCACTTAATGGGGTTACTGGATTTTCGCTTGAACCTGTTTACTATGATAATTTTGTTGAAGAAAAGGAACATGGAGTTGAATCTATTTTCGAAGTTGAGTTTGATGCAAAGCTGGGCACAGGAAATCTATGGGGTGCAGGAAATGGAGCTCAAGGCGGTAATGAATCTACTTTAAGAGGTCAGGAATATGGTAATTTGAACTGGTTTAACGTGTATCCATCGGACAATATATTAGATGAATTTGAAGCTAATGATAAAAGATTTGCAGCAACATTTTATGTTGTAGGTGATAAGTATAATAATGGAAATAATACAATGGTAGCTGCCAATTTTGGATCTGGTGGCGGAACGAGAAGAGCGGGCTGGAAAAAATATTCAAACTACTATAAGAAAATTGATGAGGCAATCGACTCGGGAATTAACTTCAAAATCATTAGATACTCTGATATTCTGCTTATGAAAGCAGAATGTGAAAATCAAAGAGCAGGTGGTGATCAAGTTGCAGCTATTGGTTACATCAATCAAGTTCGTGCTAGAGCAGGTGTACCAGCATTATTAACTACTCTTACAAAAGATCAAGTATTTAAAGCTATCATTCACGAACGCAAAGTGGAGTTTGCAGGTGAGCAAAGCCGTTTTGACGATATAATCAGATGGGGTAATGCTGCTACAGAATTAGTTGGAACAAAGTTTAAAGTAGGTAAAAACGAACTTTGGCCAATTCCTAATAATGAGACAGGTAAAAATTCTTTGATTACAGGAAACAATCCAGGCTGGTAA